A genome region from Natronobeatus ordinarius includes the following:
- a CDS encoding dienelactone hydrolase family protein: MIVDISADGVSLEGELLVPDGAPGLVLFAHGSGSSRHSPRNNFVADRLRERGVGTLLFDLLTEAEDETYETRFDISLLTDRLVAATRWIRQRDDVAELSIGYFGSSTGSAAALRAAARRDDVEAVVSRGGRVDLASEVLEDVTAPTLFLVGGADHQVLELNREAYERLSGEKRLEVIEGAGHLFEEPGALEAVADHAGSWFADHLA, from the coding sequence ATGATCGTCGACATTTCAGCGGACGGCGTCTCCCTCGAGGGCGAACTCCTCGTCCCGGACGGCGCGCCCGGACTCGTCCTGTTCGCACATGGCAGCGGCAGCAGCCGACACAGCCCGCGAAACAACTTCGTCGCCGACCGCCTCCGCGAACGGGGTGTCGGCACGCTGCTGTTCGACCTGCTCACCGAAGCCGAAGACGAGACGTACGAGACGCGCTTTGACATCTCGTTACTGACCGATCGACTCGTCGCCGCCACGCGCTGGATTCGCCAGCGAGACGACGTCGCGGAGCTGTCGATCGGCTACTTCGGCTCGAGCACCGGCTCGGCCGCCGCCCTCCGCGCGGCGGCGCGGCGGGACGACGTCGAGGCCGTCGTCTCCAGGGGCGGCCGGGTCGACCTCGCGAGCGAGGTACTCGAGGACGTGACGGCCCCGACGCTGTTTCTCGTCGGCGGGGCGGACCACCAGGTGCTCGAGTTGAACCGCGAGGCGTACGAGCGGCTGTCGGGCGAGAAACGCCTCGAGGTGATCGAGGGAGCCGGGCACCTCTTCGAGGAACCGGGCGCGCTCGAGGCGGTGGCCGACCACGCGGGGTCGTGGTTCGCCGACCACCTGGCGTGA
- a CDS encoding thiamine-binding protein — MTAIARLEITPVRDHDMSAEIAAAIEVLEEFDVEYELTPIGTVLEADETGPIFEAASAAHDAVDEDRVITSLEVDDQRHRNQHTADRIESVERELGG; from the coding sequence ATGACCGCAATCGCCAGACTCGAGATCACGCCAGTTCGCGACCACGACATGTCCGCCGAGATCGCCGCGGCCATCGAGGTGCTCGAGGAGTTCGACGTCGAGTACGAGTTGACGCCGATCGGAACGGTCCTCGAGGCCGACGAGACCGGGCCGATCTTCGAGGCCGCCAGCGCGGCCCACGACGCGGTGGACGAAGATCGAGTGATCACGTCGCTCGAGGTCGACGACCAGCGACACCGCAACCAGCACACGGCCGACCGCATCGAGAGCGTCGAGCGCGAACTCGGCGGCTGA
- a CDS encoding universal stress protein has product MYGDILVPTDGREATQRAIEEAIELAIVHDATLHTIYVINSAAIAPGIDFDDLEELGRGAVNHVAELAAERGIEDVETTVTHGLRPRAILRYADDHGVDLIVMGRHRGLDRFLRGGVSDRVEEEGSIPVLVVE; this is encoded by the coding sequence ATGTACGGCGACATACTCGTCCCGACGGACGGTCGGGAGGCCACCCAGCGGGCGATCGAGGAAGCGATCGAGCTTGCGATCGTCCACGACGCGACGTTGCACACCATCTACGTCATCAACTCCGCCGCGATCGCTCCCGGCATCGACTTCGACGACCTCGAGGAACTCGGCCGGGGGGCGGTGAATCACGTCGCCGAGCTGGCGGCCGAGCGGGGAATCGAGGACGTCGAGACGACGGTCACGCACGGGCTTCGCCCCCGGGCGATTCTGAGGTACGCGGACGACCACGGCGTGGACCTGATCGTCATGGGTCGACACCGCGGACTCGACCGGTTCCTCCGCGGTGGCGTCTCGGACCGCGTCGAGGAAGAGGGCTCGATCCCGGTGCTCGTCGTCGAGTGA
- a CDS encoding ABC transporter permease subunit: protein MTAILRLESRKRVRGSVILVVVFALLSALYFSMFPGVQEEMDVFEEAFPEFMFDMFGIEELHTIEGFIAAEIYSFFWALLLAVYFAYVGAGLIAADVAERRMDLILSNPVSRESVVLQKVAALWVPLVVLNVAVPIVVYVGALAIGESFNPVALAMTHLLSIPYLLVCAGIGLVASVVLDRVRTARATALVLVFVLWLVEGVSSVDPDYEWIGAFTPSRYYDQTAILVHEEYALGDAGLLLVVFVVLVGIAVLLFTRRDI, encoded by the coding sequence ATGACCGCAATTCTCCGCCTCGAGTCACGAAAACGCGTCCGGGGATCGGTCATCTTGGTCGTCGTCTTCGCCCTGCTATCGGCGCTGTACTTCTCGATGTTCCCCGGCGTCCAGGAGGAGATGGACGTCTTCGAAGAGGCGTTCCCGGAGTTCATGTTCGACATGTTCGGGATCGAGGAGCTCCACACGATCGAGGGGTTCATCGCGGCTGAAATTTACTCGTTTTTCTGGGCGCTGCTGCTCGCCGTCTACTTCGCGTACGTCGGTGCCGGGCTGATCGCGGCGGACGTCGCCGAACGACGGATGGACCTCATCCTCTCGAACCCGGTCTCGCGCGAGTCCGTCGTTCTCCAGAAAGTCGCTGCCCTCTGGGTCCCGCTAGTCGTGCTGAACGTCGCCGTTCCGATCGTCGTCTACGTCGGCGCACTCGCCATCGGCGAGTCGTTCAATCCGGTCGCCCTCGCGATGACTCACCTGCTCTCGATTCCGTATCTCCTGGTCTGTGCCGGTATCGGACTCGTCGCCTCGGTCGTCCTCGACCGGGTGCGAACCGCCCGGGCGACGGCGCTCGTGCTGGTGTTCGTCCTCTGGCTCGTCGAGGGCGTCTCGAGCGTGGACCCCGACTACGAGTGGATCGGCGCGTTCACCCCGAGTCGGTACTACGACCAGACGGCGATCCTCGTCCACGAGGAGTACGCCCTCGGAGACGCCGGACTGTTGCTGGTCGTCTTCGTCGTCCTGGTCGGGATCGCCGTCCTGCTCTTCACACGGCGGGACATCTGA
- a CDS encoding ABC transporter permease subunit, with the protein MTAILRNESGKLVRGSLILTGLLVLLSAMFFVVFPSIQEEAELFEDVYPEYLLLILGIEELHTIEGFVGGYVFPFIWILLGGIYFAYVSAGMISRDIRTRRMDLTLANPVSRESVVLQKVAALWVPLVALNLGMLVILVAGVVALGESIDPLALAMVHLLGIPYLLVCAGIGIVLSVVLDRVETAQATALVLVFVLWLVDGLSLMNPDFEWVGAFTPSRYYDPSAILVHEEYAILDAGLLFVAFLALLGVAILHFVRRDI; encoded by the coding sequence ATGACGGCTATCCTCCGAAACGAGTCGGGCAAACTGGTCCGTGGGTCGCTGATCCTGACCGGCCTGCTCGTGCTGCTCTCGGCGATGTTCTTCGTCGTCTTCCCGAGCATCCAGGAGGAAGCCGAACTGTTCGAGGACGTGTATCCGGAGTACCTCCTCTTGATACTCGGAATCGAAGAGCTCCACACGATCGAAGGGTTCGTCGGCGGCTACGTATTCCCGTTCATCTGGATCTTACTGGGCGGGATCTACTTCGCCTACGTCAGCGCCGGGATGATCTCGCGGGACATCCGCACGCGACGGATGGACCTCACCCTCGCAAATCCCGTCTCTCGAGAGTCCGTCGTCCTCCAGAAGGTCGCTGCCCTCTGGGTTCCCCTGGTCGCGTTGAACCTCGGAATGCTGGTGATACTGGTCGCTGGTGTGGTCGCCCTCGGGGAGTCGATCGATCCGCTTGCCCTCGCGATGGTGCACCTGCTCGGGATTCCCTACCTACTGGTCTGTGCCGGCATCGGCATCGTCCTCTCGGTCGTCCTCGATCGCGTCGAAACCGCCCAGGCGACGGCGCTCGTGCTGGTGTTCGTTCTCTGGCTGGTCGACGGCCTCTCCCTGATGAATCCCGACTTCGAGTGGGTCGGCGCGTTCACCCCGAGTCGGTACTACGACCCGTCGGCGATCCTCGTCCACGAGGAGTACGCCATCCTCGACGCTGGACTCCTCTTCGTGGCGTTTCTCGCCCTGCTGGGCGTCGCCATCCTGCACTTCGTCCGGAGGGACATCTGA
- a CDS encoding ABC transporter ATP-binding protein, giving the protein MCAQLEDAETAPDLEPAPIRLDGLTKRYGDVTANDDVTFEVDAGEIFGYLGPNGAGKTTTIRLLLGLIKPTAGTAEVLGADVRDRRALTEAKADVGYLPDDLGFEERLTGRQQLDYFARMRGDERRDELLELFEPPLEKPIETYSHGNRRMLGIVQAFMHDPDLVIMDEPTSGLDPLKQDRMHAFLEEERDAGKTLFFSSHVLSEVQRVCDRVGIIREGELVALENIETLLKRGGKEVRVQLAEPVDEEAFVTGEMIDLEVVDSTVRFTYTGEPAALLEHLVGFEIEDVDIGDPQLEEIFKHYYGDDGSEA; this is encoded by the coding sequence ATGTGTGCCCAGCTCGAGGACGCCGAAACCGCCCCGGATCTCGAACCGGCGCCGATCAGACTGGACGGGCTGACGAAGCGGTACGGCGATGTTACCGCGAACGACGACGTCACGTTCGAGGTCGACGCCGGCGAGATCTTCGGCTACCTCGGGCCGAACGGGGCGGGAAAGACGACGACGATTCGGCTATTGCTCGGGCTCATCAAGCCGACGGCGGGCACCGCGGAGGTGCTCGGTGCGGACGTTCGTGATCGACGGGCGCTCACCGAGGCCAAAGCCGACGTCGGCTACCTCCCGGACGACCTCGGCTTCGAGGAGCGACTGACCGGTCGACAGCAACTCGACTACTTCGCTCGAATGCGCGGCGACGAACGCCGGGATGAACTACTCGAGCTGTTCGAACCGCCGCTCGAGAAGCCGATCGAGACCTACTCACACGGGAATCGGCGGATGCTCGGGATCGTCCAGGCGTTCATGCACGATCCGGACCTCGTCATCATGGACGAGCCGACGTCCGGACTGGATCCGCTCAAGCAGGACCGGATGCACGCCTTCCTCGAGGAAGAACGCGACGCTGGAAAGACCCTCTTTTTCTCCTCACACGTTCTCAGCGAGGTGCAACGCGTGTGTGATCGGGTGGGGATCATCCGGGAGGGAGAACTCGTGGCCCTCGAGAACATCGAGACGTTGCTCAAACGGGGTGGCAAAGAGGTTCGGGTCCAACTGGCCGAGCCGGTCGACGAGGAGGCGTTCGTCACGGGAGAGATGATCGACCTCGAAGTCGTCGACAGCACGGTTCGGTTCACCTACACGGGCGAGCCCGCCGCGCTGCTCGAGCACCTCGTCGGGTTCGAGATCGAAGACGTCGACATCGGGGATCCACAGCTCGAGGAGATCTTCAAACACTACTACGGGGACGACGGCTCGGAGGCATGA
- the uvrA gene encoding excinuclease ABC subunit UvrA, with translation MSTEYIEVRGAQEHNLKDLDVSIPRDAFTVVTGLSGSGKSSLAFETVYAEGQRRYIESLSAYARNFLGQMDKPQVETVEGLSPAISIDQKNAANNPRSTVGTVTELHDYLRLLYARVGTQYDPITGEEVGTQSAQDMVRAILELPEGTRAMIAAPVVRDQKGAFEELFEELVSEGYSRVEVDGEAYDLGFETPDLDKNYDHTIDVIVDRVKISTEARPRIVDSVETALDEADGVLKVIIPDPPEDVDLDSNTRSTGALAGEGDDRLVLEFSEELGNPNSDFQFSEIETRSFSFNSPHGACPECEGLGKTKEVDEDLVIVDPEKPLKDVFEPWSYNRSYYRTRIDAVADHFGLGVDTPWEDLEEDVQQQFLYGTREEVVFKRSTKNGIRRKQKRFEGVIPNLDRRYLETESKGTREHIEKYMAVTECPACDGTRLKEQSRHVLVADTSITEVNRLSIGDALEHFEGLEEELSGRDLTIAEEILKEIRARLGFMCEVGLEYLTLDREAATLSGGESQRIRLATQVGSGLVGVLYVLDEPSIGLHQRDNDRLLDTLCELRDIGNTLIVVEHDEETMRRADNVIDMGPGPGKRGGEVVVNGPVEAVKACEGSLTGDYLAGRKAIPVPEERRESTGSLTIAGARQHNLKDVDVELPLGCFTAITGVSGSGKSTLMHKVLYKALAREMNDNTSVIPGDHDAIEGIDEIETVRLIDQSPIGRTPRSNPATYTGVFDYVRELFAQTKLAKRRGYEKGRFSFNVKGGRCEECGGQGTVKIEMNFLSDVYVPCEACDGARYNDATLDVRYKGKTIADVLEMSVEEAYDFFESSSQIRRRLQLLKDVGLDYMQLGQPSTTLSGGEAQRVKLAEELGKRDTGDTLYLLDEPTTGLHSEDERKLIDVLHRLTDNGNTVVVIEHELDLVKNADHIVDLGPEGGENGGEVVATGTPEEVARTDESYTGYYLRDLLPDVDLEGPRGERVEPVTAPMDDD, from the coding sequence ATGAGCACGGAGTACATCGAGGTGCGAGGGGCACAGGAGCACAACCTGAAGGACCTCGACGTCTCGATCCCGCGCGACGCGTTCACCGTCGTCACCGGACTCTCGGGGTCGGGGAAGTCTTCCCTCGCGTTCGAGACGGTGTACGCCGAGGGGCAACGTCGCTATATCGAGAGCCTCTCGGCCTACGCGAGGAACTTCCTGGGCCAGATGGACAAACCCCAGGTGGAGACCGTCGAGGGACTCTCGCCAGCGATCTCGATCGACCAGAAGAACGCCGCGAACAACCCCCGATCGACCGTCGGGACGGTGACCGAACTGCACGACTACCTCCGGCTGCTGTACGCCCGCGTCGGCACGCAGTACGATCCGATCACGGGCGAGGAGGTCGGCACCCAGAGCGCCCAGGACATGGTCCGGGCGATCCTCGAACTCCCCGAGGGAACCCGGGCGATGATCGCCGCGCCGGTCGTCCGCGACCAGAAGGGCGCGTTCGAGGAGCTCTTCGAGGAACTCGTCTCCGAGGGCTACTCCCGCGTCGAGGTCGACGGCGAGGCGTACGACCTCGGCTTCGAGACGCCCGACCTCGACAAGAACTACGACCACACGATCGACGTCATCGTCGACCGCGTGAAGATCTCCACGGAGGCTCGCCCGCGGATCGTCGACAGCGTCGAGACGGCGCTCGACGAAGCCGACGGCGTCCTGAAGGTAATTATCCCCGACCCGCCCGAGGACGTGGACCTCGACTCGAACACCCGCTCGACCGGCGCGCTCGCGGGCGAGGGCGACGATCGGCTCGTCCTCGAGTTCTCCGAGGAGCTGGGCAACCCCAACAGCGACTTCCAGTTCAGCGAGATCGAGACTCGGAGTTTCTCGTTCAACAGCCCCCACGGCGCCTGTCCAGAGTGTGAGGGGCTCGGGAAGACCAAGGAGGTCGACGAGGATCTGGTGATCGTCGATCCCGAGAAGCCGCTGAAGGACGTCTTCGAACCCTGGAGCTACAACCGCTCGTACTACCGCACGCGCATCGACGCCGTCGCCGACCACTTTGGATTGGGCGTCGACACGCCGTGGGAAGATCTCGAGGAGGACGTCCAGCAGCAGTTCCTCTACGGCACCCGCGAGGAGGTCGTCTTCAAGCGCTCGACCAAAAACGGCATTCGCCGCAAACAGAAGCGCTTCGAGGGCGTCATCCCGAACCTCGACCGGCGCTACCTCGAGACGGAGTCGAAAGGTACCCGCGAGCACATCGAGAAGTACATGGCCGTCACGGAGTGTCCGGCCTGTGACGGTACCCGCCTCAAAGAGCAGTCCCGCCACGTGCTCGTCGCCGACACCTCGATCACCGAGGTGAATCGGCTGTCGATCGGCGACGCCCTCGAGCACTTCGAGGGACTCGAGGAGGAACTGTCGGGCCGGGACCTGACGATTGCCGAGGAGATCCTCAAAGAGATCCGGGCGCGGCTGGGCTTCATGTGCGAGGTCGGCCTCGAGTACCTCACGCTCGACCGGGAGGCTGCGACGCTCTCGGGCGGGGAGAGCCAGCGCATCCGGCTCGCCACGCAGGTCGGCTCCGGCCTCGTCGGCGTGCTCTACGTGCTCGACGAGCCCTCGATCGGGCTCCACCAGCGGGACAACGACCGTCTCTTGGATACGCTCTGTGAACTCAGAGACATCGGGAACACGCTGATCGTCGTCGAACACGACGAGGAGACGATGCGCCGGGCGGACAACGTCATCGACATGGGGCCTGGCCCTGGCAAGCGCGGCGGTGAGGTCGTCGTCAACGGCCCCGTCGAGGCGGTGAAAGCCTGTGAGGGGTCGCTCACCGGCGACTACCTCGCCGGACGCAAGGCGATTCCGGTCCCCGAGGAGCGCCGGGAGTCGACGGGGTCGCTGACGATCGCAGGCGCCCGCCAGCACAACCTCAAAGACGTCGACGTGGAGCTCCCGCTGGGCTGTTTCACCGCGATCACCGGCGTCTCTGGCTCCGGGAAATCGACGCTCATGCACAAGGTGCTGTACAAGGCGCTGGCCCGGGAGATGAACGACAACACCTCGGTCATTCCGGGGGACCACGACGCCATCGAGGGGATCGACGAGATCGAGACCGTGCGGCTGATCGACCAGTCGCCGATCGGGCGCACCCCGCGATCGAACCCCGCGACGTACACCGGCGTCTTCGACTACGTCCGCGAACTGTTCGCCCAGACCAAGCTTGCGAAACGGCGCGGCTACGAGAAGGGGCGGTTCTCGTTCAACGTCAAGGGCGGCCGCTGTGAGGAGTGTGGCGGGCAAGGGACCGTAAAGATCGAGATGAACTTCCTCTCTGACGTCTACGTCCCCTGTGAGGCCTGTGACGGCGCCCGGTACAACGACGCCACCCTCGACGTCCGGTACAAAGGAAAGACGATCGCCGACGTCCTCGAGATGTCAGTCGAGGAAGCGTACGACTTCTTCGAGTCCTCGAGTCAGATCCGCCGCCGACTGCAGCTGCTGAAAGACGTCGGGCTGGATTACATGCAGCTTGGCCAGCCCTCGACGACGCTCTCCGGCGGTGAGGCCCAACGGGTCAAGCTGGCCGAGGAACTCGGCAAGCGCGACACCGGCGACACGCTCTATCTGCTCGACGAGCCGACCACGGGGCTGCACTCAGAGGACGAGCGCAAGCTGATCGACGTGCTCCACCGACTGACGGACAACGGCAACACCGTCGTCGTCATCGAACACGAACTCGACCTGGTGAAAAACGCCGACCACATCGTCGACCTCGGCCCCGAAGGCGGCGAGAACGGCGGCGAGGTCGTCGCCACCGGCACGCCCGAGGAAGTCGCTCGCACGGACGAGTCCTACACCGGCTACTACCTGCGGGACCTGCTGCCCGACGTCGACCTCGAGGGTCCGCGCGGCGAACGCGTCGAGCCGGTGACGGCGCCGATGGACGACGACTAA
- a CDS encoding DUF3368 domain-containing protein yields the protein MTVLVVDASAFITLSAIDYHDLLAELEGAVVVPREVADEITDEPAASHLEGASGSWLTIPDERIREADPDAYRHAAAHLGRDVEEIDLDGDVALLALATAGTETAGGVASTDPVIVTDDRPLRDACTALGIDVSGSIGVLVAAVERDALEPDDAKDALLAMDGVGARLSASLLRRAEGLIDEAANE from the coding sequence ATGACGGTCCTGGTCGTCGACGCGAGTGCGTTCATCACGCTGTCGGCGATCGACTACCACGACCTGCTCGCGGAACTCGAGGGAGCCGTCGTCGTGCCCCGCGAGGTCGCCGACGAGATCACGGACGAGCCGGCGGCGAGCCACCTCGAGGGGGCGTCCGGCTCGTGGCTCACGATCCCCGACGAGCGAATCCGCGAGGCGGATCCGGACGCCTACCGGCACGCGGCGGCGCACCTGGGGCGGGACGTCGAGGAGATCGACCTCGACGGCGACGTCGCCCTGCTCGCGCTGGCGACGGCCGGGACCGAGACGGCGGGCGGTGTGGCCAGTACCGATCCCGTGATCGTCACCGACGACCGCCCGCTCCGGGACGCTTGCACGGCCCTCGGGATCGACGTCTCCGGCTCGATCGGCGTCCTCGTCGCAGCGGTCGAGCGGGACGCCCTCGAGCCCGACGACGCAAAAGACGCGCTGCTGGCGATGGACGGGGTGGGTGCGCGGCTCAGTGCGAGTCTGCTCAGGCGCGCCGAGGGGCTGATCGACGAGGCGGCGAACGAGTAG
- a CDS encoding UPF0175 family protein, whose translation MENVTARMSDEELDLLDRLAAERGGGRSDAIREAVRRGAREELIRIALERYREGEVGMRGAAEIADVTIARMLREANDRGVLSNYDEADLEADVDALR comes from the coding sequence ATGGAGAACGTCACCGCGCGGATGAGCGACGAGGAACTCGATCTTCTCGACCGGCTCGCAGCCGAGCGAGGTGGCGGTCGGAGTGACGCCATCCGCGAAGCGGTCCGCCGGGGCGCACGCGAGGAGCTGATCCGGATCGCGCTCGAGCGCTACCGCGAGGGCGAGGTCGGCATGCGCGGGGCGGCCGAGATCGCCGACGTCACCATCGCGCGGATGCTGCGCGAGGCGAACGACCGGGGCGTGCTCTCGAACTACGACGAGGCCGACCTGGAGGCCGACGTCGACGCGCTCCGATGA
- a CDS encoding proline dehydrogenase family protein, with translation MIPPIASNFVAGEEPATAIDHVRTINDDGINGILNLLGEHYDDPAEAAADADEYVQLVTDLNDAGLDCCISVKPSQIGLDHGDDVFADHLERIVEAGTERDVFVWIDMEDHTTTDVTLDAFERHALETDGNVGVCVQANLERTIDDLERLADLPGKVRLVKGAYNEPASIAHQSKEAVDEAYRDCIAYAFEHFEDGVAVGSHDPAMIDYAQECHAEYGTPYELQLLMGVRERAQRELAADCEVYQYVPYGDRWFSYFYRRVRERKENALFALRAVLRP, from the coding sequence ATGATCCCACCGATCGCGAGCAACTTCGTCGCGGGCGAGGAGCCGGCGACGGCGATCGATCACGTCCGGACGATCAACGACGACGGAATCAACGGCATCCTCAACTTGCTCGGGGAACACTACGACGATCCGGCCGAGGCGGCGGCCGACGCCGACGAGTACGTCCAGCTGGTTACAGACCTCAACGACGCCGGGCTCGACTGCTGTATCTCGGTCAAACCCTCCCAGATCGGGCTCGACCACGGCGACGACGTCTTCGCGGACCACCTCGAGCGGATCGTCGAGGCCGGGACCGAGCGCGACGTCTTCGTCTGGATCGACATGGAAGACCACACGACGACCGACGTGACCCTCGACGCGTTCGAGCGCCACGCCCTCGAGACCGACGGCAACGTGGGTGTCTGCGTCCAGGCCAACCTCGAGCGAACGATCGACGACCTCGAACGCCTCGCCGATCTTCCGGGGAAGGTCCGGCTGGTGAAGGGGGCGTACAACGAGCCGGCGTCGATCGCCCACCAGTCGAAGGAGGCGGTCGACGAGGCCTACCGCGACTGCATCGCTTACGCGTTCGAGCACTTCGAGGACGGGGTCGCCGTCGGAAGCCACGATCCGGCGATGATCGACTACGCCCAGGAGTGTCACGCCGAGTACGGGACGCCGTACGAGCTCCAGCTCCTGATGGGCGTCCGCGAGCGCGCCCAGCGCGAGCTCGCCGCCGACTGTGAGGTCTACCAGTACGTCCCGTACGGCGACCGCTGGTTCTCGTACTTCTACCGGCGCGTCCGCGAGCGCAAGGAGAACGCGCTGTTTGCGCTCCGGGCCGTCCTGCGACCCTAG
- a CDS encoding sensor domain-containing protein, translating into MTPSAPSRRDSGYAVGDRFRIVVDRQTYKNLLYLLLAFPLGFAYAMMLGFGLAFGAILSLVVIGFAILIGTVVGSRLLARLERWLANALLGLELRAADDIRSPTSAGPWATIGRYLEAPSTWQGLGFLLLKFWVGFAALMVLLLLGTSLSLLTAPFRYPHEVEFVTVNDEPIVWTIETLPEALLAAPIGALLGLAFLHVSNAFASVAGWMAVAMLGEPEALEDGPADPSN; encoded by the coding sequence ATGACGCCGTCAGCACCCTCGAGACGCGACAGCGGGTACGCCGTCGGTGACCGCTTCCGAATCGTCGTCGACCGACAGACGTACAAGAACCTGCTCTACCTGCTACTCGCGTTTCCGCTGGGCTTTGCGTACGCGATGATGCTCGGGTTTGGCCTCGCATTCGGCGCGATCCTCTCGCTCGTGGTGATCGGCTTCGCGATCCTGATCGGCACCGTCGTCGGCTCCCGGCTCCTCGCGCGACTCGAGCGCTGGCTCGCGAACGCGCTGCTCGGCCTCGAGCTCCGGGCGGCCGACGACATTCGGTCGCCGACGTCGGCGGGCCCGTGGGCGACGATCGGGCGCTACCTCGAGGCGCCGTCGACCTGGCAGGGACTGGGCTTTCTCCTGTTGAAGTTCTGGGTCGGCTTCGCTGCGCTCATGGTACTCCTCTTGCTGGGCACGTCGCTCTCGTTGCTCACGGCCCCGTTCCGGTATCCACACGAGGTCGAGTTCGTCACGGTCAACGACGAGCCGATCGTCTGGACGATCGAGACGCTCCCGGAGGCGCTCCTCGCCGCGCCGATCGGTGCGCTGCTCGGGCTCGCGTTTTTGCACGTCTCGAACGCGTTCGCGTCCGTCGCCGGCTGGATGGCGGTCGCCATGCTCGGCGAGCCAGAGGCGCTCGAGGACGGGCCGGCCGACCCGTCGAACTGA
- a CDS encoding sugar phosphate nucleotidyltransferase: MKAVVLAGGYATRLWPITKHRPKMFLPIGDSTVVDRIFAELEADDRIDEVYVSTNERFAADFEAHLAENEYEKPRLSVEETTEEDEKFGVVGALAQLVDRERVDDDLLVIAGDNLISFDVADFLDYFEEQGAPTLAAYDVGSREKAKSYGLVELEGDRVVSFQEKPDDPKSTLVSIACYAFPREHLSLLSTYLENGNNPDEPGWFVQWLQDREPTYAFTFEGAWFDIGTPESYLDAVGWHLDGESLVAESATLENATVGENVHVMDGATLEDSHVDYSIVFPGATVRNADIRRSIIDEGTTLADLDLAGALIGAHTTITNGPTG; the protein is encoded by the coding sequence ATGAAGGCCGTCGTGCTTGCCGGCGGGTATGCCACCCGGTTATGGCCGATCACGAAACACCGACCGAAGATGTTCCTCCCGATCGGCGACTCTACCGTCGTCGACCGCATCTTCGCCGAACTCGAGGCCGACGACCGGATCGACGAGGTGTACGTCAGCACCAACGAGCGGTTCGCCGCCGACTTCGAGGCCCACCTCGCCGAGAACGAGTACGAAAAGCCCCGACTCTCCGTCGAGGAGACGACCGAGGAAGACGAGAAGTTCGGCGTCGTCGGCGCACTCGCCCAGCTGGTCGACCGCGAGCGCGTCGACGACGACCTGCTCGTCATCGCCGGCGACAACCTGATCAGCTTCGACGTCGCCGACTTCCTCGACTACTTCGAGGAGCAGGGGGCGCCGACGCTCGCCGCCTACGACGTCGGTTCGCGCGAGAAGGCCAAATCCTACGGCCTGGTCGAACTCGAGGGCGACCGCGTCGTTTCCTTCCAGGAGAAGCCCGACGACCCGAAGAGTACGCTCGTCTCGATCGCCTGCTACGCCTTTCCCCGCGAGCACCTCTCGTTGCTTTCGACCTATCTCGAGAACGGCAACAACCCCGACGAGCCCGGCTGGTTCGTCCAGTGGCTCCAGGATCGCGAACCGACCTACGCCTTCACCTTCGAGGGGGCGTGGTTCGACATCGGCACCCCAGAGAGCTACCTCGACGCCGTCGGCTGGCACCTGGATGGGGAGTCTCTCGTCGCCGAGAGCGCGACCCTCGAGAACGCCACCGTCGGCGAGAACGTCCACGTGATGGACGGCGCGACCCTCGAGGACAGCCACGTCGACTACTCGATCGTCTTCCCCGGGGCGACGGTTCGCAACGCCGACATCCGTCGGTCGATCATCGACGAGGGAACCACGCTCGCAGACCTCGACCTGGCCGGGGCGCTCATCGGCGCGCACACGACGATCACCAACGGGCCGACGGGGTGA
- a CDS encoding transcriptional regulator has translation MREADETTRRRIADALREEPATPSALAVAFDLTPDAALGHVEHVARSVGGNGEQLLVAPPTCRECGFDGFDELLNRPSRCPSCKSESVDEPTFTIE, from the coding sequence ATGCGCGAGGCCGACGAAACGACGCGACGACGGATCGCCGACGCGCTCCGGGAAGAGCCTGCCACACCGAGCGCGTTGGCTGTGGCGTTCGATCTCACGCCCGACGCCGCGCTGGGGCACGTCGAACACGTGGCTCGATCGGTGGGCGGGAACGGCGAACAGCTGCTCGTCGCGCCGCCGACGTGCCGAGAGTGTGGCTTCGACGGCTTCGACGAGCTACTCAATCGCCCCTCTCGCTGTCCGTCGTGTAAGAGCGAGTCGGTCGATGAACCGACGTTCACGATCGAGTGA